Proteins encoded by one window of Candidatus Endowatersipora endosymbiont of Watersipora subatra:
- the tatB gene encoding Sec-independent protein translocase protein TatB has protein sequence MFDIGWPEMLLVSAVTFVVVGPKDLPRVLNCFGHVVRRLRFLVLDFQKRFDESLKGTCLDEVKSDLDFSSSFLIESPRTPSKSKD, from the coding sequence TTGTTTGATATTGGATGGCCAGAAATGTTGTTAGTATCAGCTGTTACCTTTGTTGTTGTCGGTCCGAAAGATCTTCCTCGTGTCTTGAACTGCTTTGGGCATGTAGTCCGAAGACTTCGTTTCTTAGTTTTGGATTTTCAGAAGCGATTTGATGAATCTTTGAAGGGGACTTGTCTTGATGAAGTAAAATCTGATTTAGATTTTAGCTCTTCTTTTTTGATAGAATCTCCCAGAACACCATCTAAATCAAAGGATTGA
- a CDS encoding rRNA adenine N-6-methyltransferase family protein gives MSKSEDIVNLFLTLRGYGISDPIFLKAIESTPKEQFIPSQFYNLAWKEITIPIPCGQTIIPAVICMRLLDALEVQSTHSVLEVGTGTGFQTALLSRLAKKVYSVERYRTLVEEARGRFCRLNIQTVQIFHANALNLESDHKLYDRIITDLAFDEIPISLFNLLASNGVMITAIGLKNEEQMVVKIKKIGNHFEKQDLFPVRFSQFETGMPQIL, from the coding sequence ATGTCAAAGTCCGAAGATATTGTAAATCTTTTTCTTACGTTACGTGGATATGGAATATCTGATCCTATTTTTTTAAAGGCTATAGAGTCTACACCTAAAGAACAATTTATTCCATCTCAGTTTTATAATCTGGCCTGGAAGGAAATTACGATACCCATTCCTTGTGGTCAAACAATTATTCCAGCTGTTATATGTATGAGACTTCTTGATGCGCTGGAAGTTCAGTCTACGCACTCAGTATTAGAGGTAGGAACAGGAACAGGATTTCAAACCGCCTTACTATCTCGGTTGGCTAAGAAAGTATATTCAGTGGAGAGGTATCGTACACTTGTTGAAGAAGCTCGTGGTCGATTCTGTCGTCTTAATATTCAAACCGTTCAAATTTTTCATGCTAATGCACTTAATTTAGAGTCTGACCATAAGCTTTATGATCGTATAATAACCGATCTGGCATTTGATGAGATTCCTATCTCCCTTTTTAATTTATTAGCGTCTAATGGTGTTATGATTACAGCAATTGGACTTAAGAATGAAGAACAAATGGTTGTTAAAATAAAAAAAATAGGAAATCATTTTGAGAAACAGGATCTTTTTCCTGTCCGATTTAGCCAATTCGAAACTGGAATGCCTCAAATATTATAG
- the tatA gene encoding twin-arginine translocase TatA/TatE family subunit produces MGNIGIWQLVIVSVIVLLLFGRGKISELMEDLAKGINSFKKGLHESHIDDETNIKKAEK; encoded by the coding sequence ATGGGGAATATTGGCATTTGGCAGCTTGTCATCGTCTCTGTTATTGTTCTTCTTCTCTTTGGACGTGGTAAAATTTCCGAGTTGATGGAAGATTTAGCAAAGGGGATCAATTCTTTCAAAAAGGGATTGCATGAATCGCACATCGATGATGAAACGAATATTAAAAAGGCAGAAAAATAG
- a CDS encoding MBL fold metallo-hydrolase, translated as MIDRGFRGYHFTILGCGSSPGVPRIGLDWGDCDSRNPKNRRRRSSLLIERYGEYGKTIIVVDTGPDFREQMISANVAFADGVIYTHPHADHIHGIDDLRSFVINRRERVQIWADDRTSIKLHEAFGYCFETPKGSRYPPILEENRIVAGQEFKVSGQGGPIAIMPYHQIHGDIYSLGFRIGSLAYSSDVSAFDQGAFHYLKNLDILILDALQYKEHHSHFSLKQALSCIDECKTKCAILTHMHIALDYETVKAGTPSHVNPGYDGMVIEIPES; from the coding sequence ATGATAGATAGGGGATTTCGTGGCTATCATTTTACAATACTAGGGTGTGGTTCATCTCCTGGCGTACCACGTATAGGTTTAGACTGGGGTGATTGTGACTCGAGAAATCCAAAGAATCGACGTAGGCGATCATCTCTTTTAATTGAACGCTATGGTGAATATGGTAAAACAATCATTGTTGTGGATACAGGACCTGATTTTCGTGAACAGATGATTAGCGCTAATGTAGCCTTTGCAGATGGAGTTATTTATACTCATCCTCATGCTGATCATATTCATGGAATCGATGATCTGCGTAGTTTTGTTATTAATCGTCGTGAGCGTGTTCAAATCTGGGCAGATGATCGCACATCAATAAAGCTTCACGAAGCTTTTGGTTATTGTTTTGAAACTCCAAAAGGTTCCAGATATCCCCCTATTCTTGAAGAAAACCGTATTGTAGCGGGTCAAGAATTCAAAGTAAGCGGTCAGGGAGGGCCCATTGCCATCATGCCTTACCACCAAATTCATGGTGATATTTACTCTCTTGGATTTCGTATTGGTAGTTTGGCTTATTCAAGTGATGTCAGTGCTTTTGATCAAGGTGCATTTCATTATCTAAAAAATCTCGACATTTTAATTCTCGATGCCTTGCAATACAAAGAGCACCATAGTCACTTCAGTTTAAAGCAAGCCCTTTCATGTATTGATGAATGTAAAACCAAATGCGCTATACTGACACATATGCATATTGCTTTGGATTATGAAACAGTCAAAGCCGGTACTCCTAGCCATGTTAATCCTGGGTATGATGGTATGGTGATTGAAATCCCGGAGAGTTGA
- a CDS encoding ABC transporter ATP-binding protein produces MNWGVRNTSGVSIPAELVFNQVSHCIAKKNILTDVSFVARSGTVTCLLGPSGSGKTTLLRLAAGMERLFLGRILQDGREMSSASICIPPEKRGIGFVFQNYALFPHLSVFKNVIFGLKHLGHSERKLQAMRMLERVGLLNRKDDYPHQLSGGEQQRIALARALAPRPGVLLMDEPFSSLDSRLRDTMREETLAILRETRATSIIVTHDSEEALRMGDKIILLQKGRLEQSGSGHDLYYHPRSLFAARFFSELNYFQGIVKYGQIMTPLGPVPVHGHGLKNGDMAMVVVRISSINIEPFSSLKPGEKYEIEGRVLNADFTGDHLYLRIGIPGYEQPLSVRVKEGTLPESVLNGTGRISLNLSLDGCFAFSTLK; encoded by the coding sequence ATGAATTGGGGAGTTCGCAATACGTCTGGCGTATCCATTCCTGCTGAGTTAGTTTTTAATCAAGTAAGCCACTGTATAGCCAAAAAAAATATTCTCACTGACGTCTCGTTTGTAGCACGTTCAGGAACTGTAACCTGTTTACTTGGACCCTCCGGGTCAGGAAAAACAACGTTGTTACGATTGGCTGCAGGTATGGAACGACTCTTTTTAGGCAGAATTTTACAGGATGGACGTGAGATGAGTAGTGCCTCGATATGTATACCTCCAGAAAAACGGGGCATTGGTTTTGTTTTTCAGAATTATGCCCTTTTCCCTCACTTATCTGTTTTCAAGAATGTTATCTTTGGATTGAAGCACCTTGGTCATTCCGAACGAAAACTGCAAGCTATGCGAATGCTAGAAAGGGTCGGTCTTCTGAACCGAAAAGATGATTATCCTCACCAGCTCTCAGGCGGTGAACAGCAACGGATTGCACTAGCCCGTGCACTGGCCCCTCGCCCTGGTGTACTTTTAATGGACGAACCATTTTCGAGTCTTGATAGCCGACTACGAGATACTATGCGTGAAGAAACTCTTGCTATACTACGAGAGACACGCGCAACATCGATCATTGTGACTCATGATTCTGAAGAGGCTTTGAGAATGGGTGATAAGATTATTCTCTTGCAAAAAGGTCGATTAGAGCAATCCGGTTCTGGTCATGATCTTTACTATCATCCTAGGAGCCTTTTTGCTGCAAGATTCTTTTCTGAATTAAACTATTTTCAAGGTATCGTTAAATATGGACAGATTATGACGCCGCTAGGACCTGTCCCTGTTCATGGCCATGGCCTAAAAAATGGCGATATGGCAATGGTCGTCGTCCGCATTAGTAGCATTAATATAGAGCCTTTTTCTTCACTGAAGCCAGGAGAAAAATATGAGATTGAAGGGCGCGTACTCAATGCTGATTTTACAGGGGATCATTTATATCTTCGCATAGGAATTCCTGGCTATGAACAACCACTTTCAGTACGAGTTAAAGAAGGAACACTACCAGAGTCTGTATTAAATGGAACTGGAAGAATCTCTCTGAATCTTAGCTTGGACGGATGCTTTGCTTTTTCGACTTTGAAATAA
- a CDS encoding DNA polymerase III subunit delta' has protein sequence MHIERCPGPAKISCLVGHETAIQQFIASHASGRLHHAWMITGLRGIGKASLAFAFSKYLLRTAPHDGSPFLNWDDKVHRQIAEESHPGLIHLTPRWDEEKKRMKSRLSINEIRKIRTLFDMSSGSNSWRIAIIDSADEMTSNAARALLKIVEEPPKQSLFFILVHSAGMIIRTFRSRCQILRLSHLSDEEILSILNQFKLEVDEYDLSYCVQLSNGSVSKALHLLEGNIIAEYRIFVKLMEDRAMGSAKEWLSAISIANNLASRENEGAFQLFIELVSNWLENQVRLQLDGWPLSSSSLAPIAKVWEKLNESLTVLDEYNLDRKQIILTLFQRLFALNKI, from the coding sequence ATGCATATTGAAAGATGTCCAGGTCCAGCGAAAATATCTTGTTTGGTCGGTCATGAAACTGCTATCCAGCAGTTTATAGCATCTCATGCTTCTGGTCGTCTACATCATGCTTGGATGATTACTGGTTTGCGTGGTATCGGTAAAGCTAGCCTTGCCTTTGCGTTTTCGAAATATCTTCTCAGAACAGCCCCTCACGATGGATCTCCTTTTCTGAATTGGGATGATAAGGTTCATCGACAAATTGCTGAAGAGTCTCATCCCGGTTTGATTCATCTCACCCCACGATGGGATGAGGAGAAAAAAAGAATGAAATCACGATTATCTATTAATGAGATCAGAAAAATTCGGACACTTTTTGATATGTCTTCTGGATCTAATAGCTGGCGTATTGCAATTATTGATTCTGCAGACGAGATGACTTCTAACGCAGCAAGGGCTCTGTTAAAGATTGTTGAAGAACCTCCAAAACAATCATTGTTTTTTATATTAGTACATTCTGCAGGCATGATAATACGAACGTTTCGATCACGTTGCCAAATTTTACGACTTTCTCATCTGTCAGATGAAGAGATTCTTTCAATACTGAATCAGTTCAAGCTAGAGGTTGATGAATACGATCTTTCATACTGTGTCCAGTTATCTAATGGTTCAGTTAGTAAAGCTTTGCACTTACTAGAAGGGAATATAATAGCAGAGTATCGCATCTTTGTTAAGTTGATGGAAGATCGAGCGATGGGATCTGCAAAGGAATGGCTATCAGCTATTTCAATCGCTAACAATTTAGCTTCACGTGAGAATGAAGGGGCCTTCCAGTTATTTATTGAACTAGTATCAAATTGGCTCGAAAATCAGGTGCGTTTGCAGTTAGATGGTTGGCCTTTATCTTCTTCTTCTCTTGCACCTATTGCCAAGGTATGGGAGAAATTGAACGAATCTTTAACCGTTTTAGACGAGTATAATCTTGATAGAAAACAGATCATTTTAACGCTTTTTCAACGTTTGTTTGCCCTTAATAAAATCTAG
- a CDS encoding NAD kinase, with product MHTSYPKIAFVSSKTEIAQSALCDLVKRYGNYTPDNCDLLVALGGDGFMLKIQLTYMSSGIPVYGMNKGTIGFLMNRYRKKNLLSRLDQASRAIIHPLRMVAHDIFGKKHESVAFNEVSLFRQSHQAARLRIHIDKKERMKALICDGVIVSTPQGSTAYNLSVHGPILPMKAPLLALTPVSPFRPRNWNGALLPNTVNIRITILEPKKRLVNAVADNTEIKSALTVDIQEDREAYGIILFDPEHSWEERILAEQFRYK from the coding sequence ATGCATACATCATATCCAAAAATCGCTTTTGTTTCTAGTAAAACAGAAATCGCGCAATCCGCTTTATGTGATCTAGTCAAACGCTATGGAAATTACACTCCTGATAATTGTGATCTCCTAGTTGCTCTAGGCGGTGATGGGTTCATGTTGAAAATACAACTGACTTATATGAGTTCTGGTATCCCCGTTTACGGCATGAATAAGGGAACGATCGGATTTTTGATGAACCGATATCGGAAAAAGAATCTCCTCTCCAGATTAGATCAAGCGTCAAGGGCGATTATTCATCCTCTTCGTATGGTAGCTCACGATATCTTTGGAAAAAAACATGAATCCGTTGCTTTCAATGAAGTTTCATTATTTCGTCAGTCTCATCAAGCAGCACGACTGAGGATCCATATCGATAAAAAGGAACGAATGAAGGCATTGATCTGTGATGGAGTGATTGTATCAACACCTCAAGGTTCAACAGCTTATAATCTTTCAGTACATGGCCCAATTTTGCCAATGAAGGCTCCTTTGCTTGCTTTAACTCCAGTCAGTCCATTTCGTCCTCGTAACTGGAATGGGGCCTTGTTGCCGAATACAGTTAATATACGCATTACTATTTTGGAACCTAAAAAAAGATTAGTCAATGCCGTCGCAGATAACACTGAAATTAAATCTGCCTTAACGGTCGATATTCAGGAGGACAGAGAAGCTTATGGTATAATTCTATTTGATCCTGAGCATAGCTGGGAAGAGCGGATTCTCGCCGAACAATTTCGATATAAGTAA
- the serS gene encoding serine--tRNA ligase encodes MFDIKWIRENPEEFDRGLAKRRKKPMAKYLLGLDEDRRSHILVLQKAQEARNKASKKIGAAKADGDEVEAEVAIKEIANLKRFLQSAEEELKIRTESLNRALASIDNLPASDVPVGKNKENNILYHKHGSQSQFGFQAREHYDLGESLGMMDFDVASRLSGSRFVILHGGLARLERALGQFMLDIHTEKHGYTEIQPPVLVKGEALYCTGQLPKFSEDLFGTTDGKWLIPTAEVPLTNLVKDQILTQKSLPLRYTALTHCFRSEAGSAGYDTRGMLRQHQFSKVELVSITEAERSDDEHEYILSCAEEVLKRLDLHYRVMVLCSGDMGFSARKTYDIEVWLPGQGVYREISSCSNCGDFQARRMNARYRDREFDSQKIRFVHTLNGSGIAVGRALIAIIENYQNEDGSITIPHALSSYMGGISKIEKVL; translated from the coding sequence ATGTTTGATATTAAATGGATCCGTGAAAACCCTGAAGAGTTTGATAGAGGACTTGCTAAGCGTAGAAAAAAACCAATGGCTAAATATCTTCTTGGACTGGATGAAGACCGACGTTCTCATATCTTGGTCTTACAGAAAGCACAAGAAGCGCGTAACAAAGCTTCTAAAAAAATTGGTGCTGCAAAAGCAGATGGTGATGAAGTAGAAGCAGAAGTAGCTATCAAAGAAATTGCTAACCTGAAGCGGTTTTTACAATCTGCTGAGGAGGAACTAAAAATAAGAACAGAATCTCTCAATAGAGCGCTAGCTTCTATTGACAATTTACCGGCTTCTGATGTCCCAGTTGGTAAAAATAAAGAAAACAATATACTGTATCATAAGCATGGATCTCAATCCCAATTCGGGTTTCAGGCTCGTGAACATTATGATCTTGGTGAATCTTTAGGTATGATGGATTTTGATGTCGCTTCCCGATTATCTGGTAGCCGTTTTGTTATTCTGCATGGTGGTCTAGCGCGACTCGAGCGTGCACTAGGGCAATTCATGCTTGACATACACACTGAAAAACACGGATACACTGAAATTCAGCCTCCGGTTCTTGTAAAGGGTGAGGCTTTGTATTGTACGGGGCAGTTACCAAAATTTTCAGAAGATCTATTTGGGACAACAGATGGAAAATGGCTCATACCTACAGCTGAAGTTCCTTTGACGAATCTTGTTAAGGATCAAATCTTGACACAAAAAAGTTTGCCACTTCGTTATACTGCGTTAACGCACTGTTTTCGTTCAGAAGCTGGTTCTGCTGGATATGATACAAGAGGTATGTTACGACAACACCAATTCTCTAAGGTTGAACTGGTTTCAATTACAGAGGCAGAAAGATCTGACGATGAGCATGAGTACATTCTTTCCTGTGCTGAGGAAGTTTTGAAAAGGCTAGATTTACATTATCGGGTTATGGTTTTGTGTTCTGGTGATATGGGGTTCTCTGCCCGTAAAACCTATGATATTGAGGTCTGGTTGCCTGGACAGGGAGTATATCGTGAAATCTCAAGTTGTTCGAATTGTGGAGATTTTCAGGCTAGGCGTATGAATGCCCGTTATCGTGATCGTGAGTTCGATAGTCAAAAGATTCGCTTTGTTCATACATTGAATGGTTCTGGTATTGCTGTAGGGCGTGCTTTGATTGCTATCATAGAAAACTATCAAAATGAGGATGGTTCGATCACCATTCCTCATGCATTGAGTTCCTATATGGGGGGGATTTCAAAAATTGAAAAGGTTCTCTAA
- the metG gene encoding methionine--tRNA ligase — MNKKFYITSAISYPNGAPHIGHAYEFVCADAIARFKRLDGFDVRFQIGTDVHGQKMWQTARHLGISVRQLSDQNSDVFQKMADIFSISYDRFIRTSDLDHHTASQSIWNTLMKNGDIYKNVYSGWYSVLDESYYEEHETYRDNNGIRFGLQDTPVEWIEEESYFFRLSSYGDKLLRFYEENPDFIAPKIRRNEIISFVKGGLKDLSISRTTFDWGIKVPGDQAHIMYVWLDALTNYITGVGYPYSDSPLWSYWPADVHIIGKDIIRFHAVYWPAFLMSAGIELPKKIYAHGHLLKNSQKISKSSRNGVDPIEMIDLYGVDPLRYFLLRNIRFGSDGNYTHEEIVNQTNAGLSNNFGNLAQRSLSMVFKSLDGKFSESGLPNLQDTILLELSDTMLSKCREQVDLYQPNVALDVIWSVLDETNRYFNEQAPWNLKKKDKERMGTVLYVTSEVVRQVAILSQAFLPDSATRCLDQLNIPRNERSFAHLGIKSRLSRDTIIEKPKGLFPRFLATVYD; from the coding sequence GTGAACAAAAAGTTTTACATTACAAGTGCTATTTCCTATCCCAATGGTGCACCCCATATAGGTCACGCTTATGAGTTTGTTTGCGCCGATGCTATTGCTCGGTTCAAGCGACTTGACGGCTTTGATGTTCGCTTTCAGATTGGTACCGATGTTCATGGTCAAAAAATGTGGCAAACTGCACGACATCTTGGCATATCAGTCCGTCAACTGAGTGATCAGAACTCTGATGTTTTTCAAAAGATGGCAGATATTTTTAGTATTTCTTACGATCGGTTTATTCGAACCTCTGATCTCGATCATCACACTGCATCGCAATCAATCTGGAATACATTGATGAAGAATGGTGATATCTACAAAAATGTCTATTCAGGTTGGTATTCTGTTCTTGACGAATCTTATTATGAAGAGCATGAAACGTACCGTGATAATAACGGTATTCGTTTTGGGTTGCAGGATACACCAGTAGAATGGATTGAAGAAGAAAGCTATTTTTTTCGTTTGTCCTCGTATGGCGATAAATTACTCAGGTTTTATGAAGAGAATCCAGATTTTATTGCCCCTAAAATTCGGCGTAATGAGATTATATCTTTTGTTAAAGGTGGGTTAAAGGATCTTTCTATTTCACGCACTACGTTTGATTGGGGCATCAAGGTTCCTGGCGATCAAGCTCATATTATGTATGTATGGCTAGATGCTTTGACAAATTATATTACTGGTGTAGGATACCCATATTCTGATAGTCCATTATGGTCGTACTGGCCAGCGGATGTTCACATTATCGGTAAAGATATTATCCGCTTTCATGCTGTTTATTGGCCAGCCTTTTTGATGTCTGCTGGTATTGAACTGCCCAAAAAGATATATGCTCACGGGCATCTTCTAAAAAACAGTCAGAAAATATCAAAATCAAGTAGAAACGGTGTTGATCCCATTGAGATGATTGACTTATATGGTGTTGATCCATTAAGATACTTTCTTCTGCGCAACATTCGCTTTGGATCAGATGGTAACTATACTCATGAAGAGATAGTGAATCAAACGAATGCCGGTCTATCGAATAATTTTGGTAATCTTGCACAACGGTCTTTATCTATGGTTTTTAAAAGCCTTGATGGTAAATTCAGCGAATCTGGCCTTCCTAATCTCCAAGATACTATTCTTCTCGAACTTTCTGATACTATGCTTAGCAAGTGCCGCGAGCAGGTAGATCTGTATCAACCCAACGTAGCCCTAGATGTCATTTGGTCTGTCTTAGATGAAACCAATAGATATTTTAATGAACAAGCCCCGTGGAACCTTAAAAAAAAAGATAAAGAACGAATGGGAACCGTCCTTTATGTGACATCTGAGGTGGTCCGTCAGGTGGCTATCTTATCTCAGGCGTTTCTTCCTGACAGTGCAACACGATGTCTTGATCAACTAAACATACCTAGAAATGAGCGATCATTTGCACACTTAGGAATCAAAAGTCGCCTTTCCCGTGATACTATTATCGAAAAGCCAAAAGGATTGTTTCCACGTTTTTTAGCAACAGTGTATGACTGA
- the tmk gene encoding dTMP kinase yields MSGLFITFEGGEGAGKSTQIKRLALRLNDMSYKTLITNDPGGTPRAKAIRYAVLSGAAKKFGSEIEAVLFAAARDDNVQNIIKPALLKGKIVLCDRFLDSSRVYQGVSGEVDQEFLLGMEKVVTEGVKPDLTLILDLPPEEGLKRSAPLLSKKGRDRFESENIEEQIKRRNGFLEIARSEPDRCIVINASDSFDKVSDTIDTVIDTFLMRRERQ; encoded by the coding sequence GTGAGCGGACTATTTATTACATTTGAAGGAGGGGAAGGAGCCGGTAAATCAACTCAAATCAAACGTCTTGCTTTACGATTGAATGACATGAGTTATAAAACTCTTATTACAAATGATCCTGGTGGAACACCTCGGGCGAAAGCAATACGTTATGCTGTTTTATCTGGTGCAGCCAAAAAATTTGGTAGTGAAATAGAAGCTGTTCTATTTGCAGCCGCTCGCGATGATAATGTCCAAAACATTATAAAACCAGCACTATTGAAAGGTAAGATAGTCTTGTGCGATAGATTTCTTGATTCTAGCCGTGTCTATCAGGGTGTATCAGGAGAAGTTGATCAAGAGTTTCTTTTAGGAATGGAAAAAGTTGTTACGGAAGGTGTGAAGCCAGATCTGACGCTGATACTAGATTTACCACCTGAAGAAGGGTTAAAGCGTTCTGCTCCGCTCTTGTCTAAAAAGGGAAGAGATCGTTTTGAAAGTGAAAACATAGAAGAGCAAATCAAACGCCGTAACGGTTTTTTAGAAATAGCTCGATCTGAACCTGATCGCTGCATTGTGATCAATGCTTCTGATAGTTTTGATAAAGTGAGTGATACTATCGATACAGTGATTGATACATTTCTTATGAGAAGAGAGAGGCAATGA
- a CDS encoding TatD family hydrolase, with translation MLVDSHCHLDFPDFSEDIDNVVRRARAAGINRIVTICTRVNRFNKVRMLAQRYDDVFCSVGTHPHNVDEEPDVTSHQLMSLSDHPKVVAIGESGLDFHYEKSLRASQRRSFLLHIDAARQTGLPLVIHSRNADSDMIRILDDENADQSFSAVLHCFSSSLRLAECVIDLGLYISFSGILTFKNSQNICDIASNLPKNRVILETDSPYLTPVPKRGERNEPSFTIYTAKVLAKIWKVESEDVWRMTTDNFFNLFSKVPR, from the coding sequence ATGTTAGTTGATAGCCATTGCCATTTAGATTTTCCAGATTTTTCGGAAGATATTGATAATGTTGTTAGACGAGCTCGCGCTGCGGGTATTAATCGTATCGTAACTATCTGTACTCGTGTGAACCGATTTAATAAGGTACGGATGTTAGCACAACGCTATGATGATGTCTTTTGTTCTGTTGGAACTCATCCTCACAACGTTGATGAAGAACCAGATGTTACTTCTCACCAATTGATGAGTTTATCTGATCATCCAAAGGTCGTTGCAATTGGAGAAAGTGGTCTTGATTTCCACTATGAAAAATCATTAAGAGCGAGTCAAAGAAGGAGTTTTCTGTTACATATTGATGCAGCCCGTCAAACAGGGTTGCCTCTTGTAATTCATTCACGGAACGCCGACAGTGATATGATCCGCATTTTGGACGATGAAAACGCAGATCAATCTTTTTCGGCTGTTTTGCATTGCTTTTCTTCCAGTTTGAGACTGGCTGAATGTGTTATTGATCTCGGTCTTTATATCTCTTTTTCAGGGATTTTAACCTTTAAAAATAGCCAAAATATCTGTGATATTGCCTCTAATCTTCCTAAGAACCGTGTCATTCTGGAAACGGATTCTCCCTACCTGACTCCCGTACCCAAAAGAGGTGAACGGAATGAACCTAGTTTTACCATTTACACTGCAAAAGTCTTAGCTAAGATCTGGAAGGTAGAGTCTGAAGATGTCTGGAGGATGACAACAGATAATTTTTTCAATCTCTTTTCAAAAGTACCCAGATAA
- the tatC gene encoding twin-arginine translocase subunit TatC, producing the protein MNDQDIESKTVPFIEHLTELRQRLFRIFIAFSILFFVSFYFSKKIFNILVIPYEKAAGYDRNLKLIFTAPQEFFLVQLRIAFFTALFFSFPFIATQIYKFMAPGLYKNERRAFIPFLFATPILFILGSFLVFFVVMPLAMSFFLSMQQKGQISLATIELLPRVSEYLGLIMVLTFAFGLVFQMPVVISLLARAGIVSSEALAINRKYAIVMSFIAAAILTPPDPISQICLAVPILILYELSIYATRFIERKKVERESINTDP; encoded by the coding sequence ATGAACGATCAAGATATAGAGAGTAAAACGGTTCCGTTTATTGAGCACTTAACCGAATTACGCCAGCGTCTTTTTCGGATTTTTATTGCTTTTTCTATTCTGTTTTTCGTTTCTTTTTATTTTTCTAAAAAGATTTTTAATATTCTGGTCATTCCTTATGAAAAAGCAGCCGGTTACGATCGAAACTTGAAGCTAATTTTTACTGCCCCTCAGGAATTCTTTTTAGTTCAATTGAGGATTGCTTTCTTCACCGCGCTATTTTTTTCATTTCCATTCATAGCGACTCAGATTTACAAATTTATGGCACCTGGTCTTTACAAGAATGAGCGGCGCGCTTTTATTCCGTTTTTATTTGCGACGCCGATCTTGTTTATTTTAGGTTCGTTTCTTGTTTTTTTTGTTGTGATGCCCTTAGCAATGTCTTTTTTTCTTTCTATGCAACAAAAAGGTCAGATATCACTTGCGACTATTGAACTATTACCACGTGTGAGTGAATATTTAGGGTTAATTATGGTCCTTACGTTTGCCTTTGGGTTGGTTTTTCAGATGCCAGTTGTGATTTCTCTTCTAGCAAGAGCAGGTATTGTTTCTTCTGAAGCGCTTGCAATCAATCGTAAGTATGCTATAGTTATGTCCTTTATTGCAGCTGCGATTTTGACCCCTCCAGATCCTATCAGTCAAATATGCCTTGCTGTTCCTATCCTCATTCTCTACGAATTATCGATATATGCAACTCGTTTTATTGAAAGGAAAAAGGTTGAGCGTGAGTCCATCAACACAGATCCGTGA